Within the Salvia hispanica cultivar TCC Black 2014 chromosome 4, UniMelb_Shisp_WGS_1.0, whole genome shotgun sequence genome, the region ATGAGTAAAGTTGCCCTAGATCTTCTTTCTTATTCCACTCTTCCAAAAATCGTGTTTCCAATAAGAAAAACGCCAGAATtacgtacccggccgggtggaattgtTGTACATGAAATTCATCTGGCCGGGTGGGAAATCTTCGGTACTCTCTGGACTGTCGGCAGGTATAAATGCACCGGAAAATCCCGGCCGGGTGGGTCTTCTCTTGAACTCTCTGTCCACTTTACGGCTTCTAAAtgccacccggccgggtggcaTTTATGCACAAAAcctcacccggtcgggtgagaCCCGTGTTTCGCCCATTTCTGCCTATTTTTGCCCAAAACACTCAATAAACACGTGAACTCCAAAACATATAGTGAAATAACCATTTTGAGCacaaaaactcaacaattaagCATATCAACATACCAATCACGACACTAAAATACCCGCAATTAAATCGTAATTAACTTTTACttaatgtgattaattaattagtacaGCCGAAAAAGAGCGTTtttgactatatatatttcagACCCATATAAACCcaaatttgttcatttttgaattataaacAAGATAGCAAAAACCCTAAATTctggaaagaaaaaaaatgccGATGAAGGTGCTGGAAGCAACTGTGGCTACATTTGATGGCGTGTTTCAGCAATTTACCAATGAAGCCGCGAATAACAAGGCGAACTTTATCCTTTTCTATGCTGATAAAGAACCATCCACCAATCTTAGTTGGTGCCCAGGTACACAATTGAAAGAGATTGGCTGgtttaatttagattattgCACTCCATTTTTCACAATTCAATCATTGAAGATTCGTTTTTAATCGCTCAACGGTGTTTACCGATGATGCTTTGACAGCTTCAATTCGCTTTCTAAAATTATTCTGTATTAGTATCTTTACAATTCTTCTCAATTCGCCAAATGTATTCTTTTGTCACTCTGTACTGTACATGCCAAGTTAGAGGAAGAAATTGACAGTGAAATTTCTGTTCAGTGATTATGACATCTCTGTACTTGAAGGAACAAATTTAGGCATGGATATGATAACTCTTTACTGTCCTCTCTTTGTACATTGGGTGGTCTGAATGCTTTGTTCCAATATATTGGGCGTGTGTGTGCATCAATTGTACTCctatttaacaaataaaatgttgTTTATCAAGTAAGTATATTCTTTGCATAGTTCTCTGGTTCCTGATTTGTAGCCTCATTGTAGTCCGAGCGAACATTAACATTATTCCACGCTCTGATGCATTACTACCAGGCAACTATAAGCTTGTTTCTCATCGCGATCTATTTAAACTGTTGTTGCTTGTGTTTCTCTGAAATTCTGTCAACCTAGTTTTTATTGCAATTCCTTGTTTCTGTTTCATTTCCTGTCAGCTGTTTTGTTCTCTTGGGTGATAATTTAACTGGTTTTCTACTTCAGACTGTGTTAGAGCTGAACCGGTGATATACAAGAAGCTGGAAGAGGCTCCAGGTAATGTGGCATTGTTGAAGGCCTATGTTGGAGATAGGCCTTCTTGGAGGAATCCTCAGCACCCGTTGAGGGTCGACCCTAGGTTCAAGCTCACGGGAGTTCCTACACTCATCCGATGGGAAAATGGTTCCATAAAGGGTCGTCTAGAAGATCATGAGGCTCATCTGGAGAAAAAGATCGACACCCTTCTGTCTGAAGATTAGAGAGTCTTGCTTCATGGCAGAGGAGAGCTGTGGTGCCTAATAAATAAGCTTTTCTCCATTTCATATAGTTTGGCTCTTTCAGATTTACAGACCACTATGTGTTTTCATGAATAATATCATCGCATACCTGAAAAA harbors:
- the LOC125223282 gene encoding thioredoxin-like protein Clot, whose protein sequence is MPMKVLEATVATFDGVFQQFTNEAANNKANFILFYADKEPSTNLSWCPDCVRAEPVIYKKLEEAPGNVALLKAYVGDRPSWRNPQHPLRVDPRFKLTGVPTLIRWENGSIKGRLEDHEAHLEKKIDTLLSED